The region CGCATGTCCTTCTTGTCCTCTACCTGCTCGGCTATGGCCATGGCCATCTTCTCGCTGACTCCCTTTACTTCGGACAGGCGCTCCGGCTCCTCCTCCATGACCCGGAAGGTGTCTGCCTTGAAATGGCGCACGATTCGGGCAGCCAAAGCGGCCCCGATGCCTTTGATGGCGCCGGAGCCAAGATAGCGTTCCATGGACAGTTCATCCTGGGGTGTCTTCATCTCATAGCTTTCTATCTGAAGCTGCTCCCCGTACACCGGATGCTGGGTCATATGGCCGCTGGCTTCTATCATATCGCCCTCTGCGGCATAAGCCAGATTGCCTACCATGATGACTTCTTCCCCGTCGCTCTGATCCGTGACACTCATTACTGTGTAGCCGTTTTCTTCGTTGCGGAACTTGATCCGCTCTATAAATCCTGTTATTGTCGCCATCGTTTCATCAAAAGTTTAAAAGAACCCGGTGCCAGGGCGTGTCCGGAGTGCTCCAGTCTATCACGCTGTGCCGGGTTCTGATTTTTAGTAATCTTCTCTTCCGCCGCCTACTCCCATGGATGCCTCCATAGCCATATTCATGCCGTGGGCAAACTCAATAAACTTGCCGGTACCAATGGCCACCGCGGTCAGCGGGTCCTCCGCAATCATGGTGGTGATGCCCGTCTTTTCCTCAATCAGGGCATCCAGGCCGCTGAGCAGGGAACCGCCTCCTGTCATCACGATACCTCTGTCAAAAATATCGGCAGCCAGTTCCGGCGGGGTGCGCTCCAATACATTGTGTACGGCATCCACAATCTGCAGAGCCGGCTCTCTGAGTGCCTCCAGAGTCTCGTCTGAGGTAACCACGATGGTCTTTGGAAGACCGGTCACCAGATTACGTCCTCTGACCTCCATGGTCAGGACTTCCGGCCTGCGGTACGCCGCTCCGATGTTAATCTTTATCTCCTCCGCCGTGCGCTCGCCAATCAGAAGGTTATGCTTCTTCCTCATATAGCGCACCAGAGCCTCGTCAAAGTCATCACCCGCAATTTTGATGGATGTGCTGACAACAGGACCTCCCAGGGAAATAACCGCAATGTCAGCTGTACCGCCTCCGATGTCCACGATCATATTGCCGCAGGCCTTGCCGATATCAATGCCTGCGCCGATGGCAGCCGCAACCGGCTCCTCGATAATGGCCACTTCCCTGGCTCCTGCCTGGTAGGTGGCGTCCTCCACTGCCTTTTTCTCAACCTCTGTGGCACCGCTGGGAATACATACGCTGATTCTTGGCTTGCGCAGCGTCTTCTTGCCCACTGCCTTGCTGATGAAATATTTGAGCATCTTCTCTGTAATGGTATAATCTGAAATAACGCCCTGACGCAGAGGACGGACAGCAACAATATTGCCCGGGGTACGTCCTATCATAAGACGGGCTTCCTCACCGATGGCCATGATTTTGTTGGTATCGCGGTCAATGGCCACAACGGACGGTTCTTTTAACACAACGCCTTTTCCCTTGATATATACAAGGATGC is a window of Enterocloster clostridioformis DNA encoding:
- a CDS encoding rod shape-determining protein is translated as MFSMMSNDIGIDLGTASILVYIKGKGVVLKEPSVVAIDRDTNKIMAIGEEARLMIGRTPGNIVAVRPLRQGVISDYTITEKMLKYFISKAVGKKTLRKPRISVCIPSGATEVEKKAVEDATYQAGAREVAIIEEPVAAAIGAGIDIGKACGNMIVDIGGGTADIAVISLGGPVVSTSIKIAGDDFDEALVRYMRKKHNLLIGERTAEEIKINIGAAYRRPEVLTMEVRGRNLVTGLPKTIVVTSDETLEALREPALQIVDAVHNVLERTPPELAADIFDRGIVMTGGGSLLSGLDALIEEKTGITTMIAEDPLTAVAIGTGKFIEFAHGMNMAMEASMGVGGGREDY